The DNA segment GGTGGAGGCTGTCGCGCCCGAAATTTCCGTTTCATTCCAGACAATGTCAGACCTTATCCACTGATAGGAAAACGCGCTTGCGTCCGTAGGCTTCCCGTCCGCGTCAGTGATTTTTGAATGGTCCGCAGTCAGAAGCACTCCGGTCTTGGGCTCGGTGCCCCTGACCGCTATCTGGCCTACGGCATCATTGTTCGCGGTTGCTGCCTCGCAGGTAACGCCGAAAGCCTCCCCGTAGGAACAGTTGTTATGCCCGCGCGGCCAATGCTTGCACCTGTCTTCACCGAGAATCCTGTCCTCAGAACCCGAGCATTCAAGCTCGTCAAGCAGATAGTACTCCTGCGGGTCCAAGTCTCCTCCTTCTTTTTTCGGCAACGCAAGACCTACTCTCGGCTCACCTCCGGAGAAACCCAGCTGGCGACAGGCGACTTCGGCCTCCTGTCTGCCGATCACACGGTAACTGTCTCCAGACCCCAGAGTCCCGAGTCCGTCATCGCATATGCCCTTCCATTCTTCACCGTCCCTGGCCCCGGCATCGAATATTTCAAGCCTGCCCGTAGGCGCGGTAGCCGTACTGAGATCCACCACGGATCCCGTATCCGTATCCACGAGCCTCAGATCCCCGTCGGCATATGTTTCCTGCGTTCTTACATCCGTGGGACCGCCCATGAGCAAAAGCCCCAGCGCGAACCCGGCAACCATAATCGATACGCGTTGCAGATTCATGGTTCCGGCATCTCTTTTTCCGCCAACCGCCTCCGGTTTTTTCCAAAAGCTGCTTTTCAGTGTTCCGAACCGTTTCACTTGAACCTCCGTTGAATCTCCGTATATACACCTGTTTCTGAGATATCGTTATTATATTCTAGTTTCGACCCGGCGTCTCT comes from the Candidatus Dadabacteria bacterium genome and includes:
- a CDS encoding scavenger receptor cysteine-rich domain-containing protein is translated as MKRFGTLKSSFWKKPEAVGGKRDAGTMNLQRVSIMVAGFALGLLLMGGPTDVRTQETYADGDLRLVDTDTGSVVDLSTATAPTGRLEIFDAGARDGEEWKGICDDGLGTLGSGDSYRVIGRQEAEVACRQLGFSGGEPRVGLALPKKEGGDLDPQEYYLLDELECSGSEDRILGEDRCKHWPRGHNNCSYGEAFGVTCEAATANNDAVGQIAVRGTEPKTGVLLTADHSKITDADGKPTDASAFSYQWIRSDIVWNETEISGATASTYTLQEADEENWIKVRISFTDNAGNSEVVESFEVGPIYTNKPDGSLRLIPFSTLNDDGTLSPSSEGEGLLQIFSGVDKRWKGVCDDSWDKTDADVACRQLGYAGSDEAIDQMIWLGYPPLLFLLDEVDCAGTESTLLECGHAGRGRHDCSSWEYAGVKCTVSGGTN